A part of Triplophysa dalaica isolate WHDGS20190420 chromosome 17, ASM1584641v1, whole genome shotgun sequence genomic DNA contains:
- the jakmip3 gene encoding janus kinase and microtubule-interacting protein 3 isoform X8: MSKKASGGRGKGERPASMAALQAANEELRAKLTEIQIELQQEKSKVSKLEREKSQEVRHEQHKSTVVVTELKAKLHEEKLRELHSVRETLLRQHESELVRVIKIKDGEIQRLQALVSALRDGSTDKVKSALVADAREEARRSFEGERLRLLQEITELKGVKRQMEEALTMAVQADKIKAAEIRSVYHLHQEEINRIKKECEREIRRLMDEIKVKERAVCGLERELNAQAGCTWRLQQQKQAVDTQLALLRDSSPRREGPYSPATGDAADAIANPVQQLDEKDARRFQLKIAELSAIIRKLEDRNTLLSEERNELLKRLREAESQYKPLLDKNRRMSRKNEELAHALRRADNKLQFITQENIEMREKVGTIRRPSSLNDLDQSQEEREIEFLRLQVLEQQHIIDDLSKALETAGYVKTVIERDMLLRYRRQDSLRRKKPIRTCRPVIETFFGYDEEGSIDSDGSSISYHTDRTPCTPDDDLEEVCGVLKEDTEHRFHQLTMEYQALQRAYALLQEQVGGTFDAEKEVKTREQLQAELIRYQSRISDLECVLSQQGQDMKWIEDKQALYKRNQELVEKLKHMEKEETRLKNEIQDIKDQNELLEFRILELEERERRSPAINFQNIHFTDGMSPLQIYCETEGVSDIVISELMKKLDILGDNANLTNEEQVVVIHARTVLTLAEKWLEQIEVTKSGLQQKMLDIESEKELFCKQRGYLDEELDYRKQTLDQAHKRILELEAMLFETLQREEAGGKMSELLSELDRDSLREAVSQWKRQVLSELRERDAQILRERMEMLQHAQARIKELEEWIETQKRQIKELEEKFLFLFLFFSLAFILWS, encoded by the exons GTCAGTAAGCTGGAGAGGGAAAAGTCTCAGGAGGTCCGTCACGAGCAACACAAGTCCACAGTGGTGGTGACGGAGTTAAAGGCGAAACTGCACGAGGAGAAACTTCGAGAGCTGCACAGCGTCCGGGAAACGCTCCTACGCCAACATGAATCCGAACTGGTGCGAGTCATTAAGATCAAAGATGGAGAGATCCAGAGGCTCCAGGCACTCGTGTCTGCCCTCAGAGACGGTTCCACTGATAAG GTGAAGTCTGCGCTAGTGGCGGACGCGCGAGAGGAGGCCAGGCGGAGTTTCGAGGGGGAACGCCTACGACTGCTGCAAGAAATCACAGAGCTGAAAGGGGTGAAGAGGCAAATGGAGGAAGCCTTAACCATGGCTGTGCAAGCGGATAAGATCAAAGCTGCCGAGATCCGCAGCGTCTACCACCTCCACCAAGAGGAGATCAACCGCATCAAGAAGGAATGCGAAAGGGAGATTCGCAGACTG ATGGATGAGATTAAAGTAAAGGAGCGTGCCGTCTGTGGGCTGGAGAGAGAGCTGAACGCTCAGGCGGGCTGCACGTGGAGACTACAGCAGCAGAAACAGGCTGTAGACACGCAGCTGGCCCTCCTGCGAGACTCCAGCCCCAGACGAGAGGGCCCTTATTCACCCGCTACAGGAGATGCAGCAGACGCCATAGCTAACCCT GTGCAGCAGTTGGATGAGAAAGACGCTCGAAGGTTCCAGCTAAAAATCGCAGAACTGAGCGCCATCATCCGGAAACTCGAGGACCGAAACACTCTGCTGTCAGAAGAACGCAATGAACTG TTAAAGCGCCTGCGAGAAGCTGAGAGTCAGTATAAACCCTTACTGGACAAGAACAGACGAATGAGCCGAAAGAATGAGGAACTGGCTCACGCTCTGAGACGCGCGGACAACAAACTGCAGTTCATCACTCAGGAGAACATTGAAATG AGAGAGAAGGTTGGAACGATCCGCAGGCCCAGTTCTCTGAACGATCTGGATCAGAGtcaagaggagagagagatcgaGTTCCTCAGACTACAAGTCCTGGAACAGCAGCACATCATCGACGATCTCTCCAAG gcgCTGGAAACAGCTGGATATGTGAAGACTGTGATT gaGAGAGACATGCTGTTGAGATACAGACGACAGGACAGTCTGCGCAGGAAGAAACCAATCAGAACCTGTCGG CCGGTGATAGAGACATTTTTTGGCTATGATGAAGAAGGCTCTATAGACTCGGACGGCTCCTCCATTTCTTATCACACAGACCGAACGCCGTGCACGCCAGACGATGACCTCGAAGAGGTTTGT GGAGTGCTGAAAGAAGACACAGAGCATCGTTTCCATCAGCTGACGATGGAGTATCAGGCTCTTCAGCGGGCGTACGCTCTCCTTCAGGAGCAGGTCGGAGGGACGTTTGATGCAGAGAAGGAGGTCAAG actCGAGAGCAGCTGCAGGCCGAACTGATCCGCTATCAGAGCAGAATATCAGATTTGGAGTGTGTTCTGAGTCAGCAGGGACAG GATATGAAGTGGATCGAGGACAAACAAGCTTTGTACAAACGCAACCAAGAGCTTGTAGAAAAG CTTAAACATATGGAGAAAGAGGAGACGCGgttgaaaaatgaaattcagGACATAAAAGACCAAAACGAACTCTTGGAGTTCCGAATTCTTGAACTTGAA GAAAGAGAGAGGAGATCTCCAGCCATAAACTTccagaatattcattttaccGACGGCATGAGTCCCTTACAGATCTACTGTGAGACAGAGGGAGTCTCT GACATTGTGATCTCGGAGCTGATGAAGAAACTTGATATTCTGGGGGATAACGCC AATCTGACCAATGAGGAGCAGGTGGTGGTTATTCATGCCAGAACGGTACTAACCTTAGCAGAAAAG tggttagagcaaATTGAGGTCACCAAATCAGGATTACAGCAGAAAATGTTGGACATTGAAAGCGAAAAG GAGCTCTTTTGCAAACAGAGGGGATATTTAGATGAGGAGTTAGACTACAGAAAACAGACTCTGGATCAAGCGCATAAG cGTATTCTTGAGTTGGAGGCGATGCTGTTTGAAACTTTGCAGCGAGAGGAGGCGGGCGGGAAGATGTCCGAGCTGCTCAGCGAGCTGGACCGTGATTCGCTGAGGGAAGCTGTCAGTCAATGGAAGAGGCAGGTCCTCAGCGAATTACGAGAGAGAGACGCGCAGATACTCAGAGAGAGGATGGAGATGCTGCAACATGCTCAAGCG AGGATAAAAGAGCTGGAGGAGTGGATAGAAACACAGAAACGACAGATTAAAGAATTGGAAGAGAAG tttttatttttatttttgttcttttctttaGCTTTCATTCTTTGGTCGTAG
- the jakmip3 gene encoding janus kinase and microtubule-interacting protein 3 isoform X3: MSKKASGGRGKGERPASMAALQAANEELRAKLTEIQIELQQEKSKVSKLEREKSQEVRHEQHKSTVVVTELKAKLHEEKLRELHSVRETLLRQHESELVRVIKIKDGEIQRLQALVSALRDGSTDKVKSALVADAREEARRSFEGERLRLLQEITELKGVKRQMEEALTMAVQADKIKAAEIRSVYHLHQEEINRIKKECEREIRRLMDEIKVKERAVCGLERELNAQAGCTWRLQQQKQAVDTQLALLRDSSPRREGPYSPATGDAADAIANPVQQLDEKDARRFQLKIAELSAIIRKLEDRNTLLSEERNELLKRLREAESQYKPLLDKNRRMSRKNEELAHALRRADNKLQFITQENIEMREKVGTIRRPSSLNDLDQSQEEREIEFLRLQVLEQQHIIDDLSKALETAGYVKTVIERDMLLRYRRQDSLRRKKPIRTCRPVIETFFGYDEEGSIDSDGSSISYHTDRTPCTPDDDLEEVCGVLKEDTEHRFHQLTMEYQALQRAYALLQEQVGGTFDAEKEVKTREQLQAELIRYQSRISDLECVLSQQGQDMKWIEDKQALYKRNQELVEKLKHMEKEETRLKNEIQDIKDQNELLEFRILELEERERRSPAINFQNIHFTDGMSPLQIYCETEGVSDIVISELMKKLDILGDNANLTNEEQVVVIHARTVLTLAEKWLEQIEVTKSGLQQKMLDIESEKELFCKQRGYLDEELDYRKQTLDQAHKRILELEAMLFETLQREEAGGKMSELLSELDRDSLREAVSQWKRQVLSELRERDAQILRERMEMLQHAQARIKELEEWIETQKRQIKELEEKLSFFGRSSSNKQEAMSRGAVDRDHGPQVFYLL, encoded by the exons GTCAGTAAGCTGGAGAGGGAAAAGTCTCAGGAGGTCCGTCACGAGCAACACAAGTCCACAGTGGTGGTGACGGAGTTAAAGGCGAAACTGCACGAGGAGAAACTTCGAGAGCTGCACAGCGTCCGGGAAACGCTCCTACGCCAACATGAATCCGAACTGGTGCGAGTCATTAAGATCAAAGATGGAGAGATCCAGAGGCTCCAGGCACTCGTGTCTGCCCTCAGAGACGGTTCCACTGATAAG GTGAAGTCTGCGCTAGTGGCGGACGCGCGAGAGGAGGCCAGGCGGAGTTTCGAGGGGGAACGCCTACGACTGCTGCAAGAAATCACAGAGCTGAAAGGGGTGAAGAGGCAAATGGAGGAAGCCTTAACCATGGCTGTGCAAGCGGATAAGATCAAAGCTGCCGAGATCCGCAGCGTCTACCACCTCCACCAAGAGGAGATCAACCGCATCAAGAAGGAATGCGAAAGGGAGATTCGCAGACTG ATGGATGAGATTAAAGTAAAGGAGCGTGCCGTCTGTGGGCTGGAGAGAGAGCTGAACGCTCAGGCGGGCTGCACGTGGAGACTACAGCAGCAGAAACAGGCTGTAGACACGCAGCTGGCCCTCCTGCGAGACTCCAGCCCCAGACGAGAGGGCCCTTATTCACCCGCTACAGGAGATGCAGCAGACGCCATAGCTAACCCT GTGCAGCAGTTGGATGAGAAAGACGCTCGAAGGTTCCAGCTAAAAATCGCAGAACTGAGCGCCATCATCCGGAAACTCGAGGACCGAAACACTCTGCTGTCAGAAGAACGCAATGAACTG TTAAAGCGCCTGCGAGAAGCTGAGAGTCAGTATAAACCCTTACTGGACAAGAACAGACGAATGAGCCGAAAGAATGAGGAACTGGCTCACGCTCTGAGACGCGCGGACAACAAACTGCAGTTCATCACTCAGGAGAACATTGAAATG AGAGAGAAGGTTGGAACGATCCGCAGGCCCAGTTCTCTGAACGATCTGGATCAGAGtcaagaggagagagagatcgaGTTCCTCAGACTACAAGTCCTGGAACAGCAGCACATCATCGACGATCTCTCCAAG gcgCTGGAAACAGCTGGATATGTGAAGACTGTGATT gaGAGAGACATGCTGTTGAGATACAGACGACAGGACAGTCTGCGCAGGAAGAAACCAATCAGAACCTGTCGG CCGGTGATAGAGACATTTTTTGGCTATGATGAAGAAGGCTCTATAGACTCGGACGGCTCCTCCATTTCTTATCACACAGACCGAACGCCGTGCACGCCAGACGATGACCTCGAAGAGGTTTGT GGAGTGCTGAAAGAAGACACAGAGCATCGTTTCCATCAGCTGACGATGGAGTATCAGGCTCTTCAGCGGGCGTACGCTCTCCTTCAGGAGCAGGTCGGAGGGACGTTTGATGCAGAGAAGGAGGTCAAG actCGAGAGCAGCTGCAGGCCGAACTGATCCGCTATCAGAGCAGAATATCAGATTTGGAGTGTGTTCTGAGTCAGCAGGGACAG GATATGAAGTGGATCGAGGACAAACAAGCTTTGTACAAACGCAACCAAGAGCTTGTAGAAAAG CTTAAACATATGGAGAAAGAGGAGACGCGgttgaaaaatgaaattcagGACATAAAAGACCAAAACGAACTCTTGGAGTTCCGAATTCTTGAACTTGAA GAAAGAGAGAGGAGATCTCCAGCCATAAACTTccagaatattcattttaccGACGGCATGAGTCCCTTACAGATCTACTGTGAGACAGAGGGAGTCTCT GACATTGTGATCTCGGAGCTGATGAAGAAACTTGATATTCTGGGGGATAACGCC AATCTGACCAATGAGGAGCAGGTGGTGGTTATTCATGCCAGAACGGTACTAACCTTAGCAGAAAAG tggttagagcaaATTGAGGTCACCAAATCAGGATTACAGCAGAAAATGTTGGACATTGAAAGCGAAAAG GAGCTCTTTTGCAAACAGAGGGGATATTTAGATGAGGAGTTAGACTACAGAAAACAGACTCTGGATCAAGCGCATAAG cGTATTCTTGAGTTGGAGGCGATGCTGTTTGAAACTTTGCAGCGAGAGGAGGCGGGCGGGAAGATGTCCGAGCTGCTCAGCGAGCTGGACCGTGATTCGCTGAGGGAAGCTGTCAGTCAATGGAAGAGGCAGGTCCTCAGCGAATTACGAGAGAGAGACGCGCAGATACTCAGAGAGAGGATGGAGATGCTGCAACATGCTCAAGCG AGGATAAAAGAGCTGGAGGAGTGGATAGAAACACAGAAACGACAGATTAAAGAATTGGAAGAGAAG CTTTCATTCTTTGGTCGTAGCTCTTCCAACAAGCAGGAAGCGATGTCACGTGGCGCTGTGGATCGGG ATCATGGACCTCAAGTGTTCTATCTTCTATAG
- the jakmip3 gene encoding janus kinase and microtubule-interacting protein 3 isoform X12, which yields MSKKASGGRGKGERPASMAALQAANEELRAKLTEIQIELQQEKSKVSKLEREKSQEVRHEQHKSTVVVTELKAKLHEEKLRELHSVRETLLRQHESELVRVIKIKDGEIQRLQALVSALRDGSTDKVKSALVADAREEARRSFEGERLRLLQEITELKGVKRQMEEALTMAVQADKIKAAEIRSVYHLHQEEINRIKKECEREIRRLMDEIKVKERAVCGLERELNAQAGCTWRLQQQKQAVDTQLALLRDSSPRREGPYSPATGDAADAIANPQLDEKDARRFQLKIAELSAIIRKLEDRNTLLSEERNELLKRLREAESQYKPLLDKNRRMSRKNEELAHALRRADNKLQFITQENIEMREKVGTIRRPSSLNDLDQSQEEREIEFLRLQVLEQQHIIDDLSKALETAGYVKTVIERDMLLRYRRQDSLRRKKPIRTCRPVIETFFGYDEEGSIDSDGSSISYHTDRTPCTPDDDLEEGVLKEDTEHRFHQLTMEYQALQRAYALLQEQVGGTFDAEKEVKTREQLQAELIRYQSRISDLECVLSQQGQDMKWIEDKQALYKRNQELVEKLKHMEKEETRLKNEIQDIKDQNELLEFRILELEERERRSPAINFQNIHFTDGMSPLQIYCETEGVSDIVISELMKKLDILGDNANLTNEEQVVVIHARTVLTLAEKWLEQIEVTKSGLQQKMLDIESEKELFCKQRGYLDEELDYRKQTLDQAHKRILELEAMLFETLQREEAGGKMSELLSELDRDSLREAVSQWKRQVLSELRERDAQILRERMEMLQHAQARIKELEEWIETQKRQIKELEEKLSFFGRSSSNKQEAMSRGAVDRDHGPQVFYLL from the exons GTCAGTAAGCTGGAGAGGGAAAAGTCTCAGGAGGTCCGTCACGAGCAACACAAGTCCACAGTGGTGGTGACGGAGTTAAAGGCGAAACTGCACGAGGAGAAACTTCGAGAGCTGCACAGCGTCCGGGAAACGCTCCTACGCCAACATGAATCCGAACTGGTGCGAGTCATTAAGATCAAAGATGGAGAGATCCAGAGGCTCCAGGCACTCGTGTCTGCCCTCAGAGACGGTTCCACTGATAAG GTGAAGTCTGCGCTAGTGGCGGACGCGCGAGAGGAGGCCAGGCGGAGTTTCGAGGGGGAACGCCTACGACTGCTGCAAGAAATCACAGAGCTGAAAGGGGTGAAGAGGCAAATGGAGGAAGCCTTAACCATGGCTGTGCAAGCGGATAAGATCAAAGCTGCCGAGATCCGCAGCGTCTACCACCTCCACCAAGAGGAGATCAACCGCATCAAGAAGGAATGCGAAAGGGAGATTCGCAGACTG ATGGATGAGATTAAAGTAAAGGAGCGTGCCGTCTGTGGGCTGGAGAGAGAGCTGAACGCTCAGGCGGGCTGCACGTGGAGACTACAGCAGCAGAAACAGGCTGTAGACACGCAGCTGGCCCTCCTGCGAGACTCCAGCCCCAGACGAGAGGGCCCTTATTCACCCGCTACAGGAGATGCAGCAGACGCCATAGCTAACCCT CAGTTGGATGAGAAAGACGCTCGAAGGTTCCAGCTAAAAATCGCAGAACTGAGCGCCATCATCCGGAAACTCGAGGACCGAAACACTCTGCTGTCAGAAGAACGCAATGAACTG TTAAAGCGCCTGCGAGAAGCTGAGAGTCAGTATAAACCCTTACTGGACAAGAACAGACGAATGAGCCGAAAGAATGAGGAACTGGCTCACGCTCTGAGACGCGCGGACAACAAACTGCAGTTCATCACTCAGGAGAACATTGAAATG AGAGAGAAGGTTGGAACGATCCGCAGGCCCAGTTCTCTGAACGATCTGGATCAGAGtcaagaggagagagagatcgaGTTCCTCAGACTACAAGTCCTGGAACAGCAGCACATCATCGACGATCTCTCCAAG gcgCTGGAAACAGCTGGATATGTGAAGACTGTGATT gaGAGAGACATGCTGTTGAGATACAGACGACAGGACAGTCTGCGCAGGAAGAAACCAATCAGAACCTGTCGG CCGGTGATAGAGACATTTTTTGGCTATGATGAAGAAGGCTCTATAGACTCGGACGGCTCCTCCATTTCTTATCACACAGACCGAACGCCGTGCACGCCAGACGATGACCTCGAAGAG GGAGTGCTGAAAGAAGACACAGAGCATCGTTTCCATCAGCTGACGATGGAGTATCAGGCTCTTCAGCGGGCGTACGCTCTCCTTCAGGAGCAGGTCGGAGGGACGTTTGATGCAGAGAAGGAGGTCAAG actCGAGAGCAGCTGCAGGCCGAACTGATCCGCTATCAGAGCAGAATATCAGATTTGGAGTGTGTTCTGAGTCAGCAGGGACAG GATATGAAGTGGATCGAGGACAAACAAGCTTTGTACAAACGCAACCAAGAGCTTGTAGAAAAG CTTAAACATATGGAGAAAGAGGAGACGCGgttgaaaaatgaaattcagGACATAAAAGACCAAAACGAACTCTTGGAGTTCCGAATTCTTGAACTTGAA GAAAGAGAGAGGAGATCTCCAGCCATAAACTTccagaatattcattttaccGACGGCATGAGTCCCTTACAGATCTACTGTGAGACAGAGGGAGTCTCT GACATTGTGATCTCGGAGCTGATGAAGAAACTTGATATTCTGGGGGATAACGCC AATCTGACCAATGAGGAGCAGGTGGTGGTTATTCATGCCAGAACGGTACTAACCTTAGCAGAAAAG tggttagagcaaATTGAGGTCACCAAATCAGGATTACAGCAGAAAATGTTGGACATTGAAAGCGAAAAG GAGCTCTTTTGCAAACAGAGGGGATATTTAGATGAGGAGTTAGACTACAGAAAACAGACTCTGGATCAAGCGCATAAG cGTATTCTTGAGTTGGAGGCGATGCTGTTTGAAACTTTGCAGCGAGAGGAGGCGGGCGGGAAGATGTCCGAGCTGCTCAGCGAGCTGGACCGTGATTCGCTGAGGGAAGCTGTCAGTCAATGGAAGAGGCAGGTCCTCAGCGAATTACGAGAGAGAGACGCGCAGATACTCAGAGAGAGGATGGAGATGCTGCAACATGCTCAAGCG AGGATAAAAGAGCTGGAGGAGTGGATAGAAACACAGAAACGACAGATTAAAGAATTGGAAGAGAAG CTTTCATTCTTTGGTCGTAGCTCTTCCAACAAGCAGGAAGCGATGTCACGTGGCGCTGTGGATCGGG ATCATGGACCTCAAGTGTTCTATCTTCTATAG
- the jakmip3 gene encoding janus kinase and microtubule-interacting protein 3 isoform X5, which produces MSKKASGGRGKGERPASMAALQAANEELRAKLTEIQIELQQEKSKVSKLEREKSQEVRHEQHKSTVVVTELKAKLHEEKLRELHSVRETLLRQHESELVRVIKIKDGEIQRLQALVSALRDGSTDKVKSALVADAREEARRSFEGERLRLLQEITELKGVKRQMEEALTMAVQADKIKAAEIRSVYHLHQEEINRIKKECEREIRRLMDEIKVKERAVCGLERELNAQAGCTWRLQQQKQAVDTQLALLRDSSPRREGPYSPATGDAADAIANPVQQLDEKDARRFQLKIAELSAIIRKLEDRNTLLSEERNELLKRLREAESQYKPLLDKNRRMSRKNEELAHALRRADNKLQFITQENIEMREKVGTIRRPSSLNDLDQSQEEREIEFLRLQVLEQQHIIDDLSKALETAGYVKTVIERDMLLRYRRQDSLRRKKPIRTCRPVIETFFGYDEEGSIDSDGSSISYHTDRTPCTPDDDLEEGVLKEDTEHRFHQLTMEYQALQRAYALLQEQVGGTFDAEKEVKTREQLQAELIRYQSRISDLECVLSQQGQDMKWIEDKQALYKRNQELVEKLKHMEKEETRLKNEIQDIKDQNELLEFRILELEERERRSPAINFQNIHFTDGMSPLQIYCETEGVSDIVISELMKKLDILGDNANLTNEEQVVVIHARTVLTLAEKWLEQIEVTKSGLQQKMLDIESEKELFCKQRGYLDEELDYRKQTLDQAHKRILELEAMLFETLQREEAGGKMSELLSELDRDSLREAVSQWKRQVLSELRERDAQILRERMEMLQHAQARIKELEEWIETQKRQIKELEEKLSFFGRSSSNKQEAMSRGAVDRDHGPQVFYLL; this is translated from the exons GTCAGTAAGCTGGAGAGGGAAAAGTCTCAGGAGGTCCGTCACGAGCAACACAAGTCCACAGTGGTGGTGACGGAGTTAAAGGCGAAACTGCACGAGGAGAAACTTCGAGAGCTGCACAGCGTCCGGGAAACGCTCCTACGCCAACATGAATCCGAACTGGTGCGAGTCATTAAGATCAAAGATGGAGAGATCCAGAGGCTCCAGGCACTCGTGTCTGCCCTCAGAGACGGTTCCACTGATAAG GTGAAGTCTGCGCTAGTGGCGGACGCGCGAGAGGAGGCCAGGCGGAGTTTCGAGGGGGAACGCCTACGACTGCTGCAAGAAATCACAGAGCTGAAAGGGGTGAAGAGGCAAATGGAGGAAGCCTTAACCATGGCTGTGCAAGCGGATAAGATCAAAGCTGCCGAGATCCGCAGCGTCTACCACCTCCACCAAGAGGAGATCAACCGCATCAAGAAGGAATGCGAAAGGGAGATTCGCAGACTG ATGGATGAGATTAAAGTAAAGGAGCGTGCCGTCTGTGGGCTGGAGAGAGAGCTGAACGCTCAGGCGGGCTGCACGTGGAGACTACAGCAGCAGAAACAGGCTGTAGACACGCAGCTGGCCCTCCTGCGAGACTCCAGCCCCAGACGAGAGGGCCCTTATTCACCCGCTACAGGAGATGCAGCAGACGCCATAGCTAACCCT GTGCAGCAGTTGGATGAGAAAGACGCTCGAAGGTTCCAGCTAAAAATCGCAGAACTGAGCGCCATCATCCGGAAACTCGAGGACCGAAACACTCTGCTGTCAGAAGAACGCAATGAACTG TTAAAGCGCCTGCGAGAAGCTGAGAGTCAGTATAAACCCTTACTGGACAAGAACAGACGAATGAGCCGAAAGAATGAGGAACTGGCTCACGCTCTGAGACGCGCGGACAACAAACTGCAGTTCATCACTCAGGAGAACATTGAAATG AGAGAGAAGGTTGGAACGATCCGCAGGCCCAGTTCTCTGAACGATCTGGATCAGAGtcaagaggagagagagatcgaGTTCCTCAGACTACAAGTCCTGGAACAGCAGCACATCATCGACGATCTCTCCAAG gcgCTGGAAACAGCTGGATATGTGAAGACTGTGATT gaGAGAGACATGCTGTTGAGATACAGACGACAGGACAGTCTGCGCAGGAAGAAACCAATCAGAACCTGTCGG CCGGTGATAGAGACATTTTTTGGCTATGATGAAGAAGGCTCTATAGACTCGGACGGCTCCTCCATTTCTTATCACACAGACCGAACGCCGTGCACGCCAGACGATGACCTCGAAGAG GGAGTGCTGAAAGAAGACACAGAGCATCGTTTCCATCAGCTGACGATGGAGTATCAGGCTCTTCAGCGGGCGTACGCTCTCCTTCAGGAGCAGGTCGGAGGGACGTTTGATGCAGAGAAGGAGGTCAAG actCGAGAGCAGCTGCAGGCCGAACTGATCCGCTATCAGAGCAGAATATCAGATTTGGAGTGTGTTCTGAGTCAGCAGGGACAG GATATGAAGTGGATCGAGGACAAACAAGCTTTGTACAAACGCAACCAAGAGCTTGTAGAAAAG CTTAAACATATGGAGAAAGAGGAGACGCGgttgaaaaatgaaattcagGACATAAAAGACCAAAACGAACTCTTGGAGTTCCGAATTCTTGAACTTGAA GAAAGAGAGAGGAGATCTCCAGCCATAAACTTccagaatattcattttaccGACGGCATGAGTCCCTTACAGATCTACTGTGAGACAGAGGGAGTCTCT GACATTGTGATCTCGGAGCTGATGAAGAAACTTGATATTCTGGGGGATAACGCC AATCTGACCAATGAGGAGCAGGTGGTGGTTATTCATGCCAGAACGGTACTAACCTTAGCAGAAAAG tggttagagcaaATTGAGGTCACCAAATCAGGATTACAGCAGAAAATGTTGGACATTGAAAGCGAAAAG GAGCTCTTTTGCAAACAGAGGGGATATTTAGATGAGGAGTTAGACTACAGAAAACAGACTCTGGATCAAGCGCATAAG cGTATTCTTGAGTTGGAGGCGATGCTGTTTGAAACTTTGCAGCGAGAGGAGGCGGGCGGGAAGATGTCCGAGCTGCTCAGCGAGCTGGACCGTGATTCGCTGAGGGAAGCTGTCAGTCAATGGAAGAGGCAGGTCCTCAGCGAATTACGAGAGAGAGACGCGCAGATACTCAGAGAGAGGATGGAGATGCTGCAACATGCTCAAGCG AGGATAAAAGAGCTGGAGGAGTGGATAGAAACACAGAAACGACAGATTAAAGAATTGGAAGAGAAG CTTTCATTCTTTGGTCGTAGCTCTTCCAACAAGCAGGAAGCGATGTCACGTGGCGCTGTGGATCGGG ATCATGGACCTCAAGTGTTCTATCTTCTATAG